From Campylobacteraceae bacterium, one genomic window encodes:
- a CDS encoding SDR family oxidoreductase — translation MNKVLGKVAVVTGGNSGIGYAAAKDLLANGAKVIITGRDEQRVNDAAKELGVKGIVSDVRDLKSIDALVSQVEAEVGKIDILFVNAGIFTPEAVGSISEGVYDDLMDINFKGAVFTVEKFIPILNDGASVINLSSINAYTGMPNTAIYGASKAAMNSYTRTAATELAPRKIRVNAINPGPTQTPIFGKTGLAEADLNALAGAMMNRIPLKRFGQVEDIAHLVTFLASDNASFITGSEINIDGGMNINPLLS, via the coding sequence ATGAATAAAGTATTAGGAAAAGTAGCAGTAGTAACAGGTGGTAATAGTGGAATTGGATATGCGGCGGCAAAAGATTTATTAGCAAATGGTGCTAAGGTAATAATTACAGGGCGTGATGAACAAAGAGTAAATGATGCAGCTAAAGAATTGGGTGTTAAGGGAATAGTTTCAGATGTAAGAGATTTGAAATCTATTGATGCTTTAGTAAGCCAAGTAGAAGCTGAAGTTGGAAAGATTGATATCTTGTTTGTAAATGCGGGAATTTTCACTCCTGAAGCTGTTGGAAGTATTTCTGAAGGGGTTTATGATGATCTTATGGATATTAATTTTAAGGGAGCTGTTTTTACAGTAGAGAAGTTTATTCCAATTTTAAATGATGGCGCATCTGTTATTAATCTGTCTTCCATTAATGCTTACACTGGAATGCCTAATACTGCTATTTATGGAGCTTCAAAAGCTGCAATGAATTCTTATACAAGAACAGCAGCAACAGAACTAGCACCTAGAAAAATCAGAGTAAATGCTATTAATCCAGGGCCTACCCAAACTCCTATTTTTGGTAAAACAGGTTTAGCAGAAGCAGATTTAAATGCATTAGCTGGAGCAATGATGAATAGAATTCCCTTAAAACGTTTTGGACAAGTAGAAGATATCGCACATTTAGTTACTTTTCTAGCTTCTGATAATGCTTCATTTATTACAGGTTCTGAAATTAATATTGATGGTGGAATGAATATTAATCCTCTTTTATCTTAA
- a CDS encoding cache domain-containing protein, which yields MNRLMKIGAALILSASVSFAASQADFDNVQAHIEKAVQFCKDKGVSTCVAEFNKKESQWVTGDLYIWANDFEGVITAHPKKPLKGKNLYKYKDLAGTQLFKAFIDKVKADGKGWVDYVWSHPKTNKQTPKTSYVQGIGENQLIGAGIYK from the coding sequence ATGAATAGATTAATGAAAATTGGTGCAGCACTTATACTAAGTGCTTCTGTATCGTTTGCAGCGTCGCAAGCAGATTTTGATAACGTTCAAGCGCATATTGAAAAAGCCGTTCAGTTTTGTAAAGATAAAGGTGTAAGCACGTGTGTTGCTGAGTTCAACAAAAAAGAAAGTCAATGGGTTACGGGAGATTTATATATCTGGGCAAATGACTTTGAAGGTGTAATTACAGCACATCCAAAAAAACCACTTAAAGGTAAAAATTTATATAAATATAAAGATTTAGCTGGAACACAATTATTCAAAGCTTTTATTGATAAAGTTAAAGCAGATGGAAAAGGTTGGGTTGATTACGTATGGTCTCATCCAAAAACAAACAAACAAACTCCAAAAACATCTTATGTACAAGGAATTGGTGAAAATCAATTAATTGGCGCAGGAATTTACAAATAA
- a CDS encoding DUF86 domain-containing protein has translation MSKARIETILKYIDDIEYIVSNYDGVVNTLDDRIGKHSLLMCLMQIGENLNKLDSSNKIIQEATQGAYAVRNFITHDYEGINLALIENIVRNLLKPLSVELLKEFK, from the coding sequence ATGTCTAAAGCTAGAATAGAGACTATTTTAAAATACATAGATGATATAGAATATATTGTTTCAAACTATGACGGTGTGGTAAATACCTTAGATGATCGAATTGGTAAACATTCCCTTTTAATGTGTCTTATGCAAATTGGAGAAAATTTAAACAAATTAGACTCTTCAAATAAAATTATACAAGAAGCAACACAAGGTGCTTATGCTGTTAGAAACTTTATCACACATGATTATGAGGGAATTAATTTAGCACTGATTGAAAATATCGTTAGAAACCTACTTAAACCTCTAAGCGTTGAACTTTTGAAAGAATTTAAATAA
- a CDS encoding type II toxin-antitoxin system RelE/ParE family toxin, with product MKYKILIEPSAVKDLNSIYNFIEKNDSKTKAKNFLSKLQKQIKTLNQMPQIYRDSYYLKDGKTKDLIYKGYTICYHINSNRVHILSVFRQKNY from the coding sequence ATGAAATATAAAATTTTAATTGAACCAAGTGCAGTCAAAGACTTAAATTCAATTTATAATTTTATAGAAAAAAATGATTCAAAAACAAAAGCTAAAAACTTTCTTTCAAAACTACAAAAACAAATCAAAACACTAAATCAAATGCCACAAATATATAGAGATTCTTATTATTTAAAAGATGGGAAAACAAAAGACCTAATTTATAAGGGTTATACTATTTGTTATCATATAAACAGCAATAGGGTACATATTCTTTCAGTATTTAGACAAAAAAATTATTAA
- a CDS encoding nucleotidyltransferase domain-containing protein gives MNNQVLEKLKQLKPRIKNEGFELIGVFGSFARNEEKPTSDIDILYQIKDTKEYLKKYSGWNSITHIIEIKELLKKELNRNIDFVDKSSLDSIARKYIKKDLIYV, from the coding sequence ATGAATAATCAGGTTTTAGAAAAATTAAAACAATTAAAACCAAGAATTAAAAATGAAGGTTTTGAACTAATAGGTGTTTTTGGATCTTTCGCTAGAAATGAAGAAAAACCTACAAGTGATATAGACATACTTTATCAAATAAAAGATACTAAAGAGTATTTAAAAAAATACTCAGGATGGAATAGTATCACCCATATTATAGAAATCAAAGAACTCTTAAAAAAAGAATTAAACAGAAATATTGATTTTGTAGACAAGTCTTCTTTAGACTCTATTGCAAGAAAATATATTAAAAAAGATTTGATATATGTCTAA
- a CDS encoding TetR/AcrR family transcriptional regulator: MMEKIMPRVKLFDKDDVLEKAMLLFWNKGYHATSIQDLVNALGINRGSLYDTFGGKKNLFEQALALYCNQNIKITREFLQSEKSVKTALKKLFQVFIDDSFNDNNNGCFVVNTTTELSCEDDSINTALLMNKDNFEAMFLECLKKGQKSGEISQNKDIKSLSYMIYVLFSGIRVVARLEKDNQRLHKLSNVVLTLLD, translated from the coding sequence ATGATGGAGAAAATAATGCCAAGAGTTAAATTGTTTGACAAAGATGATGTTTTAGAAAAAGCCATGCTTTTATTTTGGAATAAAGGGTATCATGCAACTTCTATTCAAGACTTAGTAAATGCTCTTGGGATTAATAGAGGAAGTTTGTACGATACTTTTGGTGGTAAAAAGAATCTTTTTGAACAAGCTCTTGCTTTATACTGCAATCAAAATATTAAAATAACACGTGAATTTCTTCAAAGCGAAAAAAGTGTCAAAACAGCTTTAAAAAAACTTTTTCAAGTTTTTATTGATGATTCTTTTAATGATAATAATAATGGTTGTTTTGTTGTTAATACAACTACTGAATTATCATGTGAAGATGACAGTATAAATACAGCCCTTTTAATGAATAAAGATAATTTTGAAGCTATGTTTTTAGAGTGCTTAAAAAAAGGACAAAAATCAGGGGAGATATCTCAAAACAAAGACATTAAAAGTTTGAGTTATATGATTTATGTTTTGTTCTCTGGAATAAGAGTAGTAGCACGTTTAGAAAAAGACAATCAACGCTTACATAAGTTATCAAATGTGGTACTTACCTTACTGGATTAA
- a CDS encoding methyl-accepting chemotaxis protein, with amino-acid sequence MLGIKNLKIGIKVVIAPAIATIFMVVIAVFANNALRSDKETLKEIVEVKFETYKMSSNLLTDIDMYHSILYKLFSYASGGYAQSQIDEQLNILSKLQKTIKKEALYISKSKILDKKSKKAFAAALDDLSNYDTAVIGALDMLSIDVGMATPMLSITDEFFLAINIKLDAIKKAAMDANKTSFINALEKIDNTLLSLNTLIIVALILSIFFIIIVTNSIKKPLLEFQEGLLDFFKYINKETQDAKLIDISSNDEIGMMAKAVNDNISKIKVGIEEDNAMVQSAIEGANRAKLGFMDARITGDTSNPSLTQLKDVINEMLESVESNINKAMEVLSSYSKYDYCSSIDLKDMDGDIKNLCSDINSLGNAVTAMLVDNKKIGLVLASSAENLSTNVDTLTNSANEQAANLEETAAAVEEITGNMQSNANHIAQMDSYANEVSASVSQGQDLASRTVKSMEEINVQTNAIADAITVIDQIAFQTNILSLNAAVEAATAGEAGKGFAVVAQEVRNLAARSAEAAKEIKDLVEKATSKANDGKSISADMIEGYEKLNSNIHNTLELITTVSTSSKEQLTAMEQINDAINALDQATQRNAATASSTNKVAQEVSQISEKVVANTNEKEFIGK; translated from the coding sequence ATGTTAGGCATCAAAAATTTAAAAATTGGAATAAAAGTAGTTATTGCACCTGCAATTGCAACTATATTTATGGTAGTTATTGCAGTATTTGCAAACAATGCTCTTAGAAGCGACAAAGAAACACTAAAAGAAATCGTAGAAGTAAAATTTGAAACCTATAAAATGAGTTCAAATTTATTAACTGATATTGATATGTATCATAGTATCTTGTATAAATTGTTTTCTTATGCATCCGGAGGATATGCTCAAAGCCAGATTGATGAACAACTGAATATTTTAAGTAAATTACAAAAAACTATAAAAAAAGAAGCTCTTTATATATCTAAATCAAAAATTTTAGATAAAAAATCAAAAAAAGCCTTCGCGGCGGCATTAGATGATTTAAGTAATTATGATACTGCTGTTATAGGCGCATTAGATATGTTAAGTATTGATGTGGGTATGGCTACCCCCATGCTTTCAATTACTGATGAGTTTTTTTTAGCTATTAATATTAAATTAGATGCCATCAAAAAAGCAGCAATGGATGCAAATAAAACCAGTTTTATTAATGCCTTAGAAAAAATTGATAATACCTTGTTAAGTTTAAATACACTGATTATTGTAGCTCTTATTTTATCAATATTTTTTATTATTATAGTTACAAATTCTATTAAAAAACCTCTCTTAGAATTTCAAGAAGGTTTATTGGACTTCTTTAAATACATTAATAAAGAAACACAAGATGCTAAACTCATTGATATTTCCTCAAATGATGAAATAGGAATGATGGCAAAAGCAGTAAATGACAATATTTCTAAAATTAAAGTAGGAATTGAAGAAGACAATGCAATGGTTCAAAGTGCTATTGAAGGTGCAAACAGAGCTAAATTAGGATTTATGGATGCTAGAATAACAGGAGATACTTCCAATCCTTCACTTACTCAATTAAAAGATGTTATTAATGAAATGTTAGAATCAGTTGAAAGTAATATCAACAAAGCAATGGAGGTATTATCGTCTTATTCAAAATACGATTACTGTTCAAGTATTGATTTAAAGGACATGGATGGAGATATTAAAAATCTTTGTTCTGATATTAATTCCTTAGGTAATGCGGTAACAGCGATGTTAGTAGATAATAAAAAGATTGGTTTGGTACTTGCTTCTAGTGCAGAGAACTTATCTACAAATGTTGATACTTTAACCAACTCTGCAAATGAACAAGCAGCTAACTTAGAAGAAACAGCAGCAGCAGTTGAAGAGATTACAGGAAATATGCAAAGCAATGCAAATCATATTGCTCAAATGGATTCTTATGCAAATGAAGTTTCAGCTTCTGTTTCACAAGGGCAAGATTTAGCAAGCAGAACTGTTAAATCAATGGAAGAAATCAATGTACAAACAAATGCTATTGCAGATGCGATTACTGTAATTGATCAAATTGCTTTTCAAACCAATATTTTATCTTTAAATGCAGCAGTTGAAGCAGCAACAGCAGGAGAAGCTGGGAAAGGTTTCGCCGTTGTTGCACAAGAAGTAAGAAACTTAGCAGCAAGATCAGCAGAAGCAGCAAAAGAGATTAAAGACTTAGTTGAAAAAGCAACATCAAAAGCAAATGATGGAAAAAGTATTTCCGCTGATATGATTGAAGGTTATGAAAAATTAAATTCAAATATTCATAATACCCTGGAATTAATTACTACGGTGTCAACATCATCAAAAGAACAATTAACAGCAATGGAACAAATAAACGATGCTATTAATGCACTAGATCAAGCAACACAAAGAAATGCAGCAACTGCTAGTTCTACGAATAAAGTAGCACAAGAAGTAAGTCAAATTTCTGAAAAAGTAGTAGCAAATACCAATGAAAAAGAATTTATTGGTAAATAA
- a CDS encoding restriction endonuclease, with the protein MENKLVLSWRNPVNRTWVSVGILEHKDEKFYFNYTNGAKDNDFIAFSQMNELNKTYVSEELFPLFKNRLLSKTRPEYEDFISWLNIDKNDSHDLKELSRSRGIRATDNLQLFPYPEKDLYGNYEVLFFSHGVSHIAKHYVKRLLELKVNDKLLIFKDIQNESDSLALGLRTNEDPVELLGYCPSFFVSDFNKLLELNGATEVNISVEKVNFDAPVQMKLLCKLKTRWPKNFEPFENDEFKKIL; encoded by the coding sequence ATGGAAAATAAACTAGTTTTATCATGGAGAAATCCTGTGAATAGAACATGGGTTTCGGTTGGTATATTAGAACATAAAGATGAAAAATTTTATTTTAACTATACAAATGGAGCTAAGGATAATGATTTTATAGCTTTTAGTCAAATGAATGAATTAAATAAAACTTACGTGTCTGAAGAATTATTTCCACTTTTTAAAAACAGGTTACTTTCAAAAACTAGACCAGAATATGAGGACTTTATTAGTTGGCTTAATATAGATAAAAATGATTCACATGACTTAAAAGAGTTATCTCGAAGCAGAGGAATTCGTGCTACTGATAACTTACAACTTTTTCCATATCCTGAAAAAGATCTATATGGTAACTATGAAGTTCTTTTCTTTTCACATGGAGTTAGTCATATTGCAAAACATTACGTTAAAAGACTACTAGAATTAAAAGTTAATGATAAATTACTAATATTTAAAGATATTCAAAATGAATCTGACTCTTTGGCTCTGGGATTAAGAACAAATGAAGATCCTGTTGAGTTATTGGGATATTGCCCTTCTTTTTTCGTTAGCGATTTCAATAAGTTACTTGAATTAAATGGAGCAACAGAAGTTAATATTTCTGTAGAAAAAGTTAATTTTGATGCGCCTGTACAAATGAAATTATTATGCAAACTAAAAACTAGATGGCCTAAAAACTTTGAGCCATTTGAAAATGATGAATTCAAAAAAATTCTGTAA
- a CDS encoding carboxypeptidase family protein has protein sequence MIISDNFDAGNIKCINIKDTGEINLEIKKDNNSDFFQWFYFKLSGAKNKACTLNIINAGETSYSSAWSDYNIVVSYDRKNWFRVKSSYDGKTLSTEHKPLYDVVYYAYFTPYSMEMHHELISKSQMSPLCEYIHLGRTLDGQDMDLLKIGTEGKDKKICWLIARQHPGETMAQWWMDGMLEALLDEEDPISKGLLKNAVFYIVPNMNPDGSLRGNLRTNAAGANLNREWLDASMEKSPEVFLVRAKMKEIGMDFCMDVHGDEELAYNFIDGSEGIPSWNEKRQETLDFFQESLCKASPDFQTKVGYEKDVYAKENATVGTNYMAEAFNALVMTLEMPFKDTMQTPNEKVGWSAKRSKELGKASLNALYQSLDKL, from the coding sequence ATGATTATTAGTGATAATTTTGACGCAGGAAATATAAAGTGTATTAATATTAAAGATACAGGTGAAATTAATTTAGAGATTAAAAAAGACAATAACTCAGACTTCTTTCAATGGTTTTATTTTAAACTTAGTGGTGCTAAAAATAAAGCATGTACTCTTAATATAATAAATGCAGGTGAGACTTCTTATTCTAGTGCTTGGAGTGATTATAATATTGTTGTTTCTTATGATAGAAAAAATTGGTTTAGAGTAAAGAGTTCTTATGATGGAAAAACCTTAAGTACAGAACATAAACCTTTATATGACGTAGTTTATTATGCTTATTTTACGCCTTATTCTATGGAAATGCATCATGAGCTTATTTCAAAATCTCAAATGTCACCACTTTGTGAATATATTCATTTAGGCCGCACGTTGGATGGTCAAGATATGGATTTACTAAAAATAGGAACAGAAGGAAAAGACAAAAAGATTTGTTGGTTAATTGCACGACAGCATCCAGGTGAAACAATGGCCCAATGGTGGATGGACGGAATGTTAGAAGCACTTTTAGATGAAGAAGACCCAATTTCAAAAGGATTATTGAAAAATGCCGTTTTTTATATAGTACCTAATATGAATCCAGATGGTTCTTTAAGAGGAAATTTACGAACAAATGCAGCGGGAGCAAATTTAAACAGAGAATGGTTGGATGCAAGTATGGAAAAATCCCCTGAGGTATTTTTAGTACGTGCAAAAATGAAAGAAATAGGAATGGATTTTTGTATGGATGTTCATGGAGATGAAGAACTTGCTTATAATTTTATAGATGGTTCAGAAGGAATACCTTCATGGAATGAAAAAAGACAAGAAACTCTTGATTTTTTCCAAGAATCACTGTGCAAAGCAAGCCCTGATTTTCAAACAAAAGTAGGCTATGAAAAAGACGTTTATGCAAAAGAAAATGCAACAGTAGGTACCAATTATATGGCAGAAGCTTTTAATGCTTTGGTAATGACACTAGAGATGCCCTTTAAAGATACTATGCAAACGCCTAATGAGAAAGTAGGTTGGTCAGCAAAACGTTCAAAAGAGCTCGGAAAAGCAAGTTTAAATGCTTTGTATCAAAGTCTTGATAAACTATAA
- a CDS encoding GNAT family N-acetyltransferase, which produces MSTVKLRNAIEPDLQRCYEIEVLSYSKEEAASKNNMLKRLSKFPQGFLLLENDKEIIGFINSGACYEVKLSDESFKEMLGHDSQGKYIVVMSVVIHPDYQKQGFVSLLMKKFIEDMKNLQKEEIFFICKKELVTMYEKYGFKDLGKSSSTHGGVTWNEMSLSLI; this is translated from the coding sequence ATGTCAACAGTGAAACTAAGAAATGCTATTGAACCCGATTTACAAAGATGTTATGAAATTGAGGTTTTGTCTTATTCAAAAGAAGAAGCCGCAAGTAAAAATAATATGTTAAAACGATTAAGTAAATTTCCTCAAGGTTTTTTGCTTTTAGAGAATGACAAGGAAATTATTGGTTTTATAAATTCTGGGGCCTGCTATGAAGTAAAACTGTCTGATGAAAGTTTTAAAGAGATGTTAGGGCATGACAGCCAAGGAAAGTATATTGTTGTTATGTCTGTTGTGATACATCCTGATTATCAAAAACAAGGTTTTGTTTCACTTTTAATGAAAAAGTTTATTGAAGATATGAAAAACTTACAAAAAGAAGAAATATTCTTTATTTGTAAAAAAGAATTGGTAACAATGTACGAAAAGTACGGTTTTAAAGATTTAGGGAAATCATCATCAACTCATGGTGGTGTTACATGGAATGAAATGAGTTTATCATTAATATAA
- a CDS encoding alkaline phosphatase, translating to MKNTLLTSLVLSLSVFTGCANSYTSQGTHERISIKKIASYESKIKGASEIVAYDIKQQRVFVTNGKKNRVDVLKLTFKDNKSSLNKIASLDLNPYGTGVNSLSYKNGLLAVAVEKTSSFDSSKHLRGSVVIFNARLQHQKTVRAGYLPDMVTFNEDASLIIVANEAEPNKDYSYDPKGSIGIIDINNNYEYTDLNFFNIDIPKDVVLKKNTQAGLDLEPEYITVSKNKAYVSLQENNALAIVNLDSKTIEKIVAFGFKDHSLEENALDIEEEGKILIKAYKNLYGMYQPDSIASYIVNNKTYIVSANEGDGREYGKYTNETKISKLNLTDDLKSIYKNENDLKINNEMGEENNTYTKLYTFGARSFSIWDEKGSLVYDSKNELARLTQKFEKDLFNQSKGKMDKRSGNKGVEPEALALGKINNRYYAFIGLERQNAIVVYDITNPRNAKFVQYLNTKNADLAPEGMTFVAAKNSPSKNALLIVGFENSGSTSVFEIK from the coding sequence ATGAAAAATACTCTTCTTACTAGTCTCGTACTAAGTCTTAGCGTTTTTACTGGTTGTGCAAATAGTTATACTTCTCAAGGAACACATGAAAGAATTTCTATAAAAAAAATTGCCTCTTATGAATCAAAAATAAAAGGTGCAAGCGAAATTGTTGCTTATGATATAAAACAACAAAGAGTATTTGTTACCAATGGAAAAAAAAATAGGGTTGATGTTTTAAAATTAACGTTTAAGGACAATAAAAGCTCACTTAACAAAATAGCTTCACTTGATTTAAATCCTTATGGTACTGGTGTTAATTCACTCTCTTATAAAAATGGTCTCTTAGCCGTTGCAGTTGAAAAAACATCTTCTTTTGATTCAAGTAAACACTTACGTGGTTCTGTTGTTATTTTTAATGCACGTTTACAACACCAAAAAACAGTAAGAGCAGGTTATTTACCAGATATGGTGACATTTAATGAAGATGCATCTTTAATTATTGTTGCTAATGAAGCAGAACCTAATAAAGATTATTCTTATGATCCTAAAGGTTCAATTGGAATTATTGATATAAATAATAATTATGAATACACCGATTTAAACTTTTTTAATATTGACATTCCTAAAGATGTAGTGCTTAAAAAGAATACGCAAGCAGGACTTGATTTAGAACCTGAATATATTACCGTTAGCAAAAACAAAGCTTACGTTTCTTTACAAGAGAACAATGCTTTAGCTATTGTTAATTTAGATTCAAAAACAATAGAAAAAATTGTAGCGTTTGGCTTTAAAGATCATTCTTTAGAAGAAAATGCCCTTGATATAGAAGAAGAAGGTAAGATTTTAATTAAAGCCTATAAAAACTTATATGGCATGTATCAACCTGATTCAATTGCTTCTTATATTGTAAATAACAAAACCTATATAGTAAGCGCAAATGAAGGAGATGGAAGAGAATATGGGAAATATACAAATGAAACAAAAATTTCTAAACTCAATTTAACCGATGATTTAAAAAGTATTTATAAAAATGAGAATGATTTAAAAATCAATAATGAAATGGGAGAAGAAAACAATACGTATACTAAACTCTATACCTTTGGAGCCAGATCATTTTCAATTTGGGATGAAAAAGGAAGTTTAGTTTATGACAGTAAAAATGAATTAGCACGTTTAACACAAAAGTTTGAAAAAGATCTTTTTAATCAAAGTAAAGGAAAAATGGATAAACGAAGTGGAAACAAAGGAGTAGAACCTGAAGCTCTTGCACTTGGAAAGATAAATAACAGATATTATGCATTTATTGGCCTTGAGAGACAAAATGCAATTGTTGTTTATGATATTACTAATCCAAGAAATGCTAAATTTGTACAATATCTAAATACAAAAAATGCTGATTTAGCACCAGAAGGAATGACTTTTGTAGCTGCAAAAAACTCTCCTAGTAAAAATGCTCTTTTAATAGTAGGTTTTGAAAACAGTGGTTCAACATCTGTTTTTGAAATAAAATAA
- a CDS encoding HPP family protein, producing the protein MNYLSKLGGKGPSIKSKIDLFDVLFSSLGALIAMLFLSYLTKSYESLLVMGSFGASCVLIFAYEKSPFSQPRNVIGGHFISTLTALLFLHFLGDMWWVMSLALCTAIFLMLLTRTVHPPAGSNPIIVFLLGSSWDYLFFPSFFGSLILVFVALFYINLHKKKSYPVSWY; encoded by the coding sequence ATGAATTATTTATCTAAGTTAGGAGGGAAGGGACCTTCCATTAAAAGTAAAATTGATTTATTTGATGTTTTGTTTTCATCTCTTGGGGCATTAATAGCTATGTTGTTTTTGTCTTATCTTACTAAGTCTTATGAGAGTTTACTTGTTATGGGTTCTTTTGGCGCCTCTTGTGTTTTAATTTTTGCTTATGAAAAAAGTCCTTTCTCTCAACCTAGGAATGTAATAGGCGGACATTTTATTTCTACCTTAACTGCTTTATTGTTTTTACACTTTTTAGGTGATATGTGGTGGGTTATGTCTTTAGCTCTTTGTACAGCTATTTTTTTAATGCTTCTAACAAGAACAGTTCATCCTCCTGCTGGTTCTAACCCCATTATTGTATTTCTCTTAGGCTCTTCTTGGGATTATTTGTTTTTTCCTTCTTTCTTTGGTTCTCTTATCTTAGTTTTTGTAGCTTTGTTTTATATCAATCTTCATAAAAAGAAGTCTTATCCTGTATCTTGGTATTAA
- a CDS encoding phosphatidylinositol kinase → MKKFKIKRILTGEKDSLEQLGTKAKFWFYDNKIKKLFKEGRKNTGENWVEVVVSELCIKLDIPHAKYEFSEYEEMKGTITENFVPSSGRLVLGNELLAGVLKDIDYDSHKKYGLKEYNLSTVLAVLKTDIIDVPINYESSEMNSAFDVFVGYIMLDCLISNPDRHHENWGLVVDNKKVYLTPTYDHASGLGCREPEERKKNRLISSDNGFKVDNFVNRAKTPFYLKKTGKKLSTYDAFIFCSLHNKKAALYWLKKLSNFNICEMEEIFSKVPNELISEISVKFAMEMLRVNKKRLIKLIEESKNGK, encoded by the coding sequence ATGAAAAAATTCAAAATTAAAAGAATTCTAACTGGAGAAAAAGATTCTCTCGAGCAATTAGGTACAAAAGCAAAATTCTGGTTTTATGATAACAAAATTAAAAAGTTATTTAAAGAAGGAAGGAAAAATACCGGCGAAAACTGGGTAGAGGTAGTAGTTAGCGAACTTTGTATAAAACTTGATATTCCTCATGCAAAATATGAATTTTCAGAATATGAAGAAATGAAAGGAACAATTACAGAGAATTTTGTTCCTTCATCAGGAAGATTAGTTTTAGGAAATGAATTATTAGCGGGTGTGTTAAAAGATATTGATTATGATAGCCACAAGAAATATGGGTTAAAAGAGTATAATTTAAGTACAGTTTTGGCAGTATTGAAAACTGATATTATAGATGTACCAATTAATTACGAGAGTTCAGAAATGAACTCTGCCTTTGATGTTTTTGTTGGTTATATAATGTTAGATTGTCTAATATCTAATCCAGATAGGCACCATGAAAACTGGGGATTAGTTGTAGATAATAAAAAAGTATATTTGACACCTACTTATGATCATGCATCTGGATTAGGATGTAGAGAACCCGAAGAACGAAAAAAGAATAGACTTATATCTTCAGATAATGGGTTTAAAGTTGATAATTTTGTAAATAGAGCAAAAACACCTTTTTACCTCAAGAAAACTGGGAAAAAACTTAGTACATATGATGCATTTATTTTTTGCTCTTTACATAATAAAAAAGCTGCATTATATTGGTTGAAAAAATTGAGTAATTTTAATATTTGTGAAATGGAAGAAATATTTTCTAAAGTACCAAATGAATTAATAAGTGAAATATCGGTCAAATTTGCAATGGAAATGCTTAGAGTTAATAAAAAAAGATTAATAAAATTAATTGAGGAATCTAAAAATGGAAAATAA
- a CDS encoding antibiotic biosynthesis monooxygenase, whose amino-acid sequence MNEIISLIINIEVKAGRRQEQIDAFSSISSLVLEEVGCLQYELKAVKGAENKFVILEKWASKEALLLHEKQDFMIEADKKNVLFRAKGAEVIFLTSV is encoded by the coding sequence ATGAATGAAATAATATCGCTAATCATAAACATCGAAGTCAAAGCTGGACGTAGGCAAGAACAGATTGATGCTTTTTCTTCTATTTCTTCTTTGGTATTGGAAGAAGTTGGGTGTTTACAGTATGAACTCAAAGCTGTGAAAGGTGCTGAGAATAAGTTTGTTATTCTTGAAAAGTGGGCTTCAAAAGAAGCATTATTGCTTCATGAAAAACAGGACTTTATGATTGAAGCGGATAAAAAGAATGTACTCTTTAGAGCCAAAGGGGCAGAAGTAATATTTCTTACTTCTGTTTAG
- a CDS encoding type II toxin-antitoxin system CcdA family antitoxin: MKKKATFISIKDKRIKIKSWEEANKKAIEKYNENIEKYGLILQDSRMF, from the coding sequence ATGAAAAAGAAAGCTACTTTTATTTCTATAAAAGATAAAAGAATTAAAATAAAGTCTTGGGAAGAAGCCAATAAAAAAGCTATTGAAAAGTATAATGAGAACATTGAAAAATATGGTCTTATTTTACAAGACAGTAGAATGTTTTAA